Part of the Chanos chanos chromosome 5, fChaCha1.1, whole genome shotgun sequence genome, GAGTATACAGTTATAACTCAGACCTGGAGTATACAGTTATAACTCAGACCTGGAGTATACAGTTATAACTCAGACCTGGAGTATACAGTTATAACTCAGACCTGAAGTATACAGTTATAACTCAGACCTGAAGTATACAGTTATTACTCAGACCTGAAGTATACAGATAACTCAGACCTGGGGTATACAGTTAAAACTCAGACCTGGAGTATACAGTTATAACTCAGACCTGGAGAATACAGTCATAACTACAGACCTACAGGACACAGCTAAGGCTTGACTGACTGGTGTCTGAGTGGTGTTTGGATAGCTTAATGTTTGGTCCAAGTACTCTGTATGTCGTTTTTGTTTGATCACTGCaagggtttttgtgtgtgtgtgtgtgaccatatgGAAAgtgtgaatttcatttcatttcatgaaaaCTCTGGTTTAAACTTTTGTTCAATGCCAGGACCCTTCACATTTCCAAAAGTTTTTTTAATATGAGTGTTAAGGTTCAGGCGACATCACATTACTGCATCCACACATTCTGTGTGCTAACTTTATTACATTTGATACACTCCAATAAAAAGTCTGGTTAACATTAAGATGCCaccatttaaaaagaaacaacgAAAGTTAAAGTTAATCAAAACTGTATCTGTTTGTCTCCATTACTGTGGATAACAGCATTGGAAAACCAAGGGATACGAAGTGATATGTGTGGCGTCTTcctttgtccatttttttccaACTCATGTAAGAGCTCAGACAAACTATGATTCATATTTCAAGGCTATTTCCATGAAAAAATAGCACACTCTGGTGCAAAATATTCGATGAACTTCCCACCAAAGTTAATTAGTATTTATTGAGGCATGTAAATTAAGAAAGTAAACTCTAAGCTCATCAGATAACTGCACATCTGGGATTCTAGAGCATGGGAAGTCTCTGAACAGGCATTACTCAAGACTGCTTCAATATCCTCTTTTCCTGCATCCGTTCTTCTAATGAACTCCACAGtttttcattacagttttaacaaaacactccatGATGATGCACAAATATAACCACCAGAAAGTGTCCAGGTTTTTGGAAATGGACCATTTGGATCCCCCAGTATCTAGTCAGGTGTGTATCATGCAGGGGTCCACAAACGTTTAATGGAAGAACAGAACTAGAGTGGCCTCCATTGTACCAGAAAGCAAATGTTCACTGACAACTGAGGTATATTTGCTTTACAGAACAGGATGTACTCTTTTCTAACTGTTATTTGTCCATCACAGAAAATGAGTTCCAATGTCTCACCTTGGCAATCTGCACACACCAGTTGAGCAGGTACTGGGAGCCGATGTTGTCCTTGTTCTCTCGGACGTAGTCTAGCAGGCAGCCATAGGGCATAAGCTGGGTGATGAGCTGAACAGTGGAGGTCAGACAAATGCCCAGCAGTCGACATACATGAGGGTGCTCCACACTGGCCATTACATAAGCCTCCTgtaaaacacatgcatacacacgcatacacacgcatacacacacatctgagttAGAATATAGCAACACTGAAGACTCACATAGATGGATTGCTAGATTCCACATTTTGAAATGCTAGATTAAGTGATGCCTGGGCTATAAACATAACAGAAATGTCCAGTAAACATTGAAGTGTTACCATAAAATGCATAGTTTTGTGATGTATCTCACATTACAAACCTCTTTGTGTTGAAGGGCAAATCAGTTGGTGAgctattttttaattaaacaaatgaagtaTCTCTATCCTGGCTTATTTTGGGTCTAATGCTTGGCAAATAGACCTTTTATCAGCAGTCAGATATCTTCATCAGTCTCTTACCACTGAAAAGcagacatgtttacatttttgacTTCTTCCGTACAACCTTGAAGGGCAACCTACAGTCACAGATTCTTTCAGcccaagacttttttttttctcagtatgtTCTTTCAGGTCGAATTCCAAACTCAAACTGTTAACCACCTGacacacaacacccccccccccccaacccccaacccccaacatTCCTAAGAGAGACGCAACATCTTGTCTGTTTTCACGCACCAATACTACAAGAGATGTGTTCCTCTGAAACACTTCCATCCTACTTCCTAAGACACTATAAACAAAGACTGACCTCTGTCAATGGGTTCTAGTAACCCTCTTTAAATGCTCAAGAACACATCTcagatgttttgttgtgtattcTTAGCCAAGTAGCAATCAAGGTCCTAGCCCAAACCACGGGCTAAACTCATTAAGTCATTTAATCATTAAATCATTTGGCAGACGCTCCTGTCCAAAGCCATTTTAAAAAGAGCATAAAGGAAAGGCTTGAATCAAGACGTCTTTATATGTAGAACAAGGACTGTGTGTGCTTTTAGTGCTTTATTGACCTaactatgtgtttttttttttcttgtaactAGAAAAATATATAGACAAGAGCAGAGGGGTACCAACATCCATGAAGTGCTATTAAGCATCTATCACAATTGGAGAGCCCAGGGCAGAAAGCAAAGCAGGAAATTTGATTTCAGACGTATTCATAAAATCTACTGCACTTGATGCATTTTAATTCCAGTAATGGTGAGTGCATGGGCTAGAACTGATTTATAAGCATTTGCTTATTGCTTTAAAACGGGACAACAGAATGCCTTGCTATAAATTCTGTCTTTACTCTGACAATAAGATGTCACAGGGATGCTGCAGCAGAATCTTCATCTCATATAATCAGAACATACAGtcaggaggtgtgtgtagaaattCCCGCGTTATGACCTAGTAAGCTAAGCGTTTGCCAACCAATACATTGGGGACAAGGACAAGTGACCTTCAGAGTAACTTTCAGACTTTCAATATGTAATTTAGTAACTTTCAGACCTCCAAAATGCAATCTAAGGTTAATCCCTTGTCCTGAATATGAGTCCTTTATGATTGTCATTGCATAGTGTTTCAATTTTAAATGACACATACATTTAAGGCAGAACAAAAGTTAAGTATGTTGTGAGTCAGAGCTTAAGTCTCTCACTTGATTCTATCAGTGATTAAATCTGTGATTTGACTCAAGGCTGTCTAAGGAAAACCATATGTGTTTTTCAGACAAGTATGCAAGCTACCAGTAAATCAAAGctgacaaaagcaaaaaaaaattgcttctcTCAACTTTTCATTCCTGAAAAGGCttattaaaaatgattcatataTTAAAAAGCATTAATTGAGAGTTTAAAACCAGAACTCACGTCCAATATCTCCTTGTTGGCTTTGGGAGATGTGGCCTCTCTTAAGACCTTAATAGCGACTGGAATcttcacatcctccccctcaggaACCCACAGACCCTGCAGGAGGAGACTGGTCTTAGCCTTTAATAACTTACACCGTTCCCTATGTACTGACTCACTGAACTCAGGAATTTTTGGGAGTTTTGCCAAAGgaattccacaaaaaaaaaatcacaaatattaGCAGCTCATTTGTTCTCAGTGTAGAACTGGTTGACTTAAAACAAATATCTTCAGAATGACTAACCCGAGCTTCATAAGCAGAAAGCATACGCCAGTTTATCACTTCGCGAAATAAACTTCTAGTGGTTTCTACTTTGCTTAAACaagaaatgaaatacaatgatCGTATACCACAACAACGTCCTCTCCGTTAAAACCAGAAATGCTCATTAGGAGACTTCACCTTGTAGACCGTGCCAAATGCTCCAGATCCCAGAACTTTGACCTTCTTAAACTCCGTCTCTTTGAGGATACGAAGCAAAGCTTGGTTCGGGGCCTCTCCACTGGGTGTCAATGGCTCCACCAGCTGTAGCAGTAAAAACAAATTACGTCCAATCATCTACACAGATAACAGAATCAGTGGCACCCTATCATTCATAACTACAACCTTACAAGAAACAGTGGCAGCTGAGTCAATAACTAACAGACAAAAAATTactttgaaaagcatttttaaatatatttttgggACCTTCCATGTACTCTGAATGTTTTTCAATGTATTCTTAAGTATTCCAGCAGAGGGACTGCTGTATTAGCCAATGGCTACATCCAAAGTCCTGCATGTGGTTTTCAGTGTTGTAAAATATTTACTATAATGACGTTAAACTGAGCATTACATAAAACTTCCAACCCTACTCTACAACGGATCTGTGGCTCTCTTGTGTGCATATTAAGTATGTTCTATTCTTTTGTTATCTGATATTAACATAATGACTGCTGACCTAAATCACATCAAAACTAACTTTGTCATCTTTAATGagaagcccttgtgtttcagtttgctCATATTGCTGAGTCATTCTGTTCCACTGATGAggcagtgcacacacacacacacacacacacactgtcacaacagGAGTAAAGCTCACACGCAAAACTGCCTAGTAACGCTGATATTTACAAACCATCACAGAGAATCCACGTCATGCTATTCCTGGTATTCTAAATAGTTTTCTTTGTTGGATCACTGCGTTTTGCAGAGCAAACCAGTACACAGTGCAAAAATGCAtcttaaagtttttttgtttgtttgtttatttgtttgcttgtttgttttaatattgcTCAGAAGAGTAGTACTCTTTCCACAGCTCAGCTGTCGCCACTTTGGAGCTTTTCAAAGGCATTCATTTAACCACTGAACCGTaattgtttggggtttttttatctTGTGGGTTTTGAATGGTGCTGTGTGGGTGGCAGGTTCGTATTGTGGGCAAAGCGGTATTATATCAGGAGAGTGGTAGACAAGTAAGGCGAGGATACAGATGTAGTAAAGGATGAGTAAACAgtctgacctctctctcctgAAGGAGTCGACGGAGGGTCCTCTTCCTCTTGATGTGTCGCCTCCTCAGCAGGACAGTCACGCCCAGAGCCAGGATGACAAAGGCCAGCAGGCCACCGACCACGGCCGCTGCGATCATGGACGTCCCCGTattactgtcagataaacaaTGATTAGATTACAGGCAATTTCAGCCCAACAGATTTAATTAAAAGCGGCAGAAGAGCGTAGTGTGTGTCCTCCACTCATCTTACCACCATTCTGATtagagttttgttgttgtgtcagtgttgaaAAGATTGTAATGTCAACACTCAAAATGCAGTGGTGCAAAAATTTCAGTATTACGATAGATATGGGACAGAACAGGCATATTGTCAGTGGGTAACAGTAAATGGGTCAAATTAATTGTTATCGTATTTCGATCCAAGTCTTCAGAACTCCAAATGTGGGTTTATGTCGGCTGACATTTAACTCTCCGAGGAAGGAGCGACATAGTTTCAGTACAAACGCAGCGTTTTACACCAAAACTCCAAAATGGAAATGGTCGCTCACCTTTTGAAATCTTTACAGTCTTTCAGACCAGGTCCCGTACATCtgaaaaagcaattaaaatacatttagagtctaagacagacacaaacactctcatcGTCCCGTGCATCTGTGCTCATGATTTCTGCGGCTTTTTGTCGCTCTCTCACCCTTGGGTGCAGTTCTTGTGACAAGGTTGGCACACCCTCTTACTGTCAGCGTACTTCCACACGAGGCTGTCCTTCTTTCCTGGCACCCCATGAGGGCACCGTGGCACGCAGTGCTGGCCGTCTTTAAAGTTGGCACACGCCACACATTTGTCAGGACCCTGCGTTTGAAAGATTGACCCGTTCAGATAATCTCATTTCTGCTTTCAAAGTCGTACgaacttcatttttctttcaaacgGTGGCTCTTAGGCGGGAATGAAATTTGCCTGAGTGTTTCTCCATTCTTTAGATCAACTCAAGCAAAAAACTTTTAACCAAACaatgaagaaagacaaaaaggaagaaaggtaGCAAAAGCTATATTTTTCAAGCAAAACAGTAACTAGATTTGCCCGATGACACAGTGACTCTTGTGGTCCTCATAAGGACCTGGTTTAAAGTAATATATTAAAATCCATTCATTATACAATATTCATGGACAtttgtcctctgtttccagTCTAGTGCTCTTCATTGCATTAAGCAATGCTTTGATAGATACTTTAAGCGTGTAAAGTTTGGGTCTGCTGGAGCTGGAACGGATCAAAGGCAACAGTGTAGTAGCGGGCTGGTGACTAACTGAATAAGTGGGTCTTGAGAagatggatgtgtgtttgtaggagtACTTACAGGCCCGGTGCAGGTCTGGGTTCCGTTCATGGGCAGGCATTCAGGATCACATTGTACACATGTCTTATTCACCTCACACTCGCGCGGATCCCtggtaaaggaaaaaaacaaaacaatacaaaaaagacagcatttcACAACTTTGTCATCTGAACTTCATCGTTATCATCCAAATAAATACACGTGAAATTGAATCTAAGCCTGTAAGATTCTACTGGTGAGATTCTTTTGGTAAGGTGCACCGTGTCCTTctaaaccattttaaaaaagatgaaaaaaaagaaagactttgcGGTACATTTGTATTTAAGATTCCACAGCGCTCACTCCGTGGCAGGAAGTCTGTGTTAGCTTTAGTCAGCATGACAAACAACAACTATTCAGGCAGAGTAAGCTGTGAGGGCTTTTAATGAGCTCTAACCAGGACTCTGTAAGTGTTCCCGCCAATGACTGTAAACACTCCTGTCCCATTCCTATTTTATAATGTACCACAACAGTGtcctcacacactgacatcaaatAAAAagcttatttattcatttacaatgTCACCATCATCATATTAGGCCCTAAAGATAAAGGCCACATAAGGGAATGATCATTAGCATTTACAATATCAAATAGTTCTATACatcccacagaaaaaaacagttcattcaAAACCAAGTCATTGCCTAAACATGATCAGAGGTTTTTGCGTTTCCACTGAATGTATGTAGAGCACTGACCCTTCCAGCAGGTTACAGGAGGCCACACAGCGGCCCTTACGGCTCAGGTGAGTGCAGGCAAAACACATGGTTGGACCTGGACCCCAGCAGCCCTCACCCGTACACATCTTGTTACACGTGCTGTTCTTCgcagctgtacacacacatgggagGGAATTCAGCTGACAGCCAATATTAAAACAtgtgtacgcacacacaaacacacacacgcacacatacatgcaaacacacatacacacacacaaacacacacacacacacatacatacacacaaacatccacacaaacacatccataatgtgtgtaaaatataaagaatAGAACACACCAATAGAAGTCTGTGTGACTTAGTTTAGGATGAGACACTATATCAGTATGTAGGTACTGAAGCAAACAGAACTAGACTGGCCCACGCTCACTCTGGGCTTTATGACACAAACAAGTTGTGAGTTGCTGGGAACATTTGAATGAGCCTGTCCTGTTTTGCATTGCTCAGTCGTGTCTGGAAACACTTTGAGGCTTAATAAAATggagcaaaataaaataaaacaaacattctcacacataGGCACATTCTGCCCCCTCAGTTTGaggttttaaatgattttctgtgCAGTACTAATGCAAGATACACTTTATACAACAACTgcttcatttccatttccattcatcATTACATCAAACTAATTAATTACAAGTGATTATGATCGCAAATGGCATTAAAGCATTACTTATACTTAATAATTCCATGTAACAGCAAACCATGTGGTATTTACAATATTCATCATATTACACAGATTGTTACACAGTGATGTAGGCACAAATGCTAGAAGACAGAAGCAGTCCAATTCTCTCACTGTgaattttttaaagatttgttaATTGTCAAACCACAAACTTAACTTAGCCTGACTGTGATTTGTGCGAACACTGTCTACCTTCATAAATCACTGGGAGTGGATGTCAAGCACTCACCGCACGTGGCTGCGTCTGCATTCTGCAGAAGCCGGACAGACTGTCGGTCAGACTTAAAGAGCCGTTTCCAGTGCTCCTGCTTAGTGTAGCAGAGGTTGGGGTTCTGCATAATGACCACCTCCCCGTCGCTGATCTCCCGCAGGGAACGCAGGCCCAGGTGATTAATGGGAGTCTGTGTGATGGCGAGGCTAATCATGCCtctgaagggagagagagacaaacaacgCAAATATTTTTCGCCTTTCCGCCGCCACGCCGAACATTAGCTCTCCTGATTCCAGGCCTATCTAATGAAGATATCAATTAGCTAAAGATCTATCTCTTTTCCAAGAACCACTCCTGGAAGCGATAGTCctgcatttttatttgatttatttttttaattttgcaccATAAAAGGGCAAAGCTTAGGGTCAGTTTGATTAAAGCTTGGCATCCTTGTCAAACTACTTTTAAAAGCTGAGGGATGAGTCTGGACAATCATAATTACCCTCATGTTGGTTTAATCCCTCTCCCTGACTGGTCCTCCTAAATAAGTAAGCTTTACCACTGCCAGTCACCAACTTTGCACATGCTATGTCAACAACAGTAAACACACCCAGTCACCTGAAGTCAAACCAGAGGCGCACTGGTAAACTTACTGGTGTTTGGTCCGTCCACGGATCACCTCTAGGTTTTCAAAGGGGCTCAGGGAGGGCATGCTTTTGGGCCATTTCTGAATCAATAGGAATCCTGTAGAGTGGGATATCTCAGTCAGAAGAAAATTTAACACAGATTTGAAGATTGATCATATTTCCATGTGAAACGCTATGTTCTTATGGATAttcaagaataaaaaaagaaaattgttcaAACAGATTCATGACCAAAGCAGAGATAGCGAAGATTTTCTTTATAAAACTGTTCTTCAACAAACTATATTTGTCTCTGATATTATTCACTGATAACATGAAACGCTGTATTTTACCCCTAaaatatcattaaacacatgaaGATTAACCTACAAACCTACATGACTGATCTTTTGCTATGTCAATGTTGAAGAGCTGATTCTATCTCTGAAACAGGTTTTCCTTACCAGTAATTTCTTTGAccgttttaaaaacattgagtTTCTCAGGATCTAACTTTGGCGTTTTAGTGTGCTTGTCTCtgcaacatcaaaaaaaaaaaaaaaaaagaaaacggttACAGAATTCCAAATTGTCACACATAAGACAATACTTATCAAACCAAAGTTACTGTCACTATGTAAAAGAAATTCAGCTGTGGCATGACAGGCACAGAAGACATAACAACAGACACattgtaattgtaaaaaaaaaaattcatgatTCAAATCAAAGCCCTTTATTCAAATGATAATTGTGGGGGGATTGTAGTATCGAGGAAAGTTTGAAACAGATCATTTATCAATGTGCAGATGCTGTTTTATTCACGCAACACATTTCGTATGTGACACACTTACCCGTTAAGAGTTGTATGTAGGATTGCAACATCGCCGTTGATTTTTGTGCAGTTTTGAAATGAGTCGATGTTGCTGGCATTGATTGACAAGATACCTGAGAGATGACCCATTCCAAGTCCATTACAAGCTAGAGAAACAttgacaaaataataaaacgttaacacttttttcttctgggtttaaaaaaaaccaaaaacatttaGAGTGTGAGCAAAGAACATACAGTTGTTATAAAGCCAGAGTTCTGTGCTGTAATACAAACTCACAGATGCTTCTCCTCACACAGGAGCGAATGAATGGAAAGATGGCTGCTATAAACTAATAATGTAAAATCTGGAGCAATCAATTCATGGTTTTATTGCATAGTTACAAATGCTAATAATATTTCACAATAACTGATAGACCGCTTATTTGCAATTTATGAATAGTTACTTGCGAAGTCTCTGAATAAAAGCCTGACTGACAGGTGAAGGGGACTTAATCAGAGACGTCTGGGGTAAGGTTTTACCTTTTGGACACAGGCCCTCACACTTTTTGCACTTCCTCATGCCTCCCTCGTCCACCTCGTAGGTTCCGGCACTGCACGCTCGAACACACGCTCCATGGTCAGTCACCACGTAGTTATCTGAGAGAGACATCAAACCAAGCGTCCACTGTTTACTGGTTCATACTCACCAGCTAACACAAGATTGAAAGGCTTGAACTGTGGTGATTAAGGAAGTCTCCTGGCTGAGGATTATTTCAAATTGCAAATGCAACTATAACTCAGAAACCAAGAGAACGGTTGAACAGTCATGACTCCTGATTCAATCATTGTCCCTGCCAAAGATGACCTGCTTAAAATTTAACCCTGAAGAAATGGAGCAAAGATCTGCAGACCTAAAAATTCAAAGAGATAATTCTCAGCATTGACTAAGGTCTTGAAAAAGCATGGGTTTCATTTGAAAGTGCTGCGCGTGCAGATGACAAAAAGATAAATTGTATTCAACATTTGGTGGATGTTTGCAAGTTGTAAGTACCAAGGTCCACTCATATACATTGAAAATGCTTTCAGTTTACCAACTGAACCCAAAGCCATTTTAAACTCAGGACATGAAATTTGATGAGCGCTCCCTAATGACTGAAacataaattaattttattCAGTGGGTCTTACGCGGGCAGCTTTTGACACAGGTGGCCCCAAAGTTGTACTTCCCATCTGGGTTGACAGCAAGCTGGTGTGTGTTGGGATCGTAGAGCATGAGCCGCGGACACGCGTCCTTACACGTCCCGTCGTCCTGAAAGTCTTTACAAGCCTGTaacccaaacaaaaacccctGTTAAAGAATAAAGTGTTTGGAAACcctgaacaaaacaataacctAGATTCCAGGTTAGCCTATTGTTGCGTGAGGACACACCTTGAGAGATTTACATAGAGACGTTAAATGAAACCATCTCCGATACGTGCTCTGATACGTACGTTCAGGAGCTTTCATggtacacatttaaaatatctttcaaagcatacaaagaaaaacagataggATTCTGAGGTATGGTTTCCAAACACTAAGCCTTTGCAGATGCCATTTGTAACACAGCCGCCACTCTACAATGTGAATGTAGGGGTTTGataacagtttatttttatacacCGCCAAACCTCCCATATCCAAACTGTGTGGTAGGTacgatgaaaaacaaaatctctctgAGAGGTTTAATCTGCAGTAAGACTGTACGATTGACATCTATTTGTATTATAAAGACGTTAGAGTAACGATGTAATGTACGctggctgacagagagaaaaaaaaattctcacaaaGCAGTCGGTGGGTCTGGGGCCCGTACAGCCGGCGGCACAGTGCTCATTACAGCAGTCAATGGGTTTGGGTCCTTTGCATCGCCGCGAACACTGCTCCGCACAATTCAATCTGGTCactgatgaaacaaacaaacaaacaaacaaataaataaatagacaggtagacagacagacagacagatagatagacagacagacagacagacagacagacagacagacagacagatagatagatagatagatagatagatagatagatagatagatagatagatagatagatagatagatagatagatagattaacaAAACATTTAGGGAATTTAAAGACAGAGCACATCTTTGAATTAGAGACATATGATACataatcaataaaataaaacatctcagCCGCCTAGAACAGATGCTTGTATTATGTTGTGTAGCTCTGGAGTAAACCtaagaaatatttctttatgCTGCACAGTAGACAAGTATGTAAGGCACTCAAAAACCATAGCCAGCCAGAGTTCCAGCCAGTAATTGTTTGTTATATTACAGAAGAGGCGTCACCATTCAGGTGAGTCTAACTGATGCTGCTGATCTTTATCTTTACTGAGAACCTCATCTCCAGCGCTGCCTGTGGGAGTGTCTGCTGATACATTCTTAAGGGTGCGTTTTTTTTATTCGTTTCATAAATTAACTAATA contains:
- the egfra gene encoding epidermal growth factor receptor; translated protein: MARKTVTGILFTLLLSLGSCAIAEKKVCQGGNNKLALLGTVDDHYQALVKMYGNCTVILENLEITYTTQEHDLSFLKTIHEVGGYVLIAVNTGVRIPLDNLRIIRGHTLYEDQYALVVMSNYNNTVGKGVRELPLISLTEILRGGVKFSNNHHLCNVETIQWPDIVNMKSSPQMMYPVMNPDKQCKKCDPSCNNGSCWAPGPENCQTLTRLNCAEQCSRRCKGPKPIDCCNEHCAAGCTGPRPTDCFACKDFQDDGTCKDACPRLMLYDPNTHQLAVNPDGKYNFGATCVKSCPHNYVVTDHGACVRACSAGTYEVDEGGMRKCKKCEGLCPKACNGLGMGHLSGILSINASNIDSFQNCTKINGDVAILHTTLNGDKHTKTPKLDPEKLNVFKTVKEITGFLLIQKWPKSMPSLSPFENLEVIRGRTKHQGMISLAITQTPINHLGLRSLREISDGEVVIMQNPNLCYTKQEHWKRLFKSDRQSVRLLQNADAATCAAKNSTCNKMCTGEGCWGPGPTMCFACTHLSRKGRCVASCNLLEGDPRECEVNKTCVQCDPECLPMNGTQTCTGPGPDKCVACANFKDGQHCVPRCPHGVPGKKDSLVWKYADSKRVCQPCHKNCTQGCTGPGLKDCKDFKSNTGTSMIAAAVVGGLLAFVILALGVTVLLRRRHIKRKRTLRRLLQERELVEPLTPSGEAPNQALLRILKETEFKKVKVLGSGAFGTVYKGLWVPEGEDVKIPVAIKVLREATSPKANKEILDEAYVMASVEHPHVCRLLGICLTSTVQLITQLMPYGCLLDYVRENKDNIGSQYLLNWCVQIAKGMNYLEERHLVHRDLAARNVLVKTPQHVKITDFGLAKLLSPDEKEYHADGGKVPIKWMALESILHRTYTHQSDVWSYGVTVWELMTFGTKPYDGIPASEIAGVLEKGERLPQPPICTIDVYMIMVKCWMIDADSRPRFRELIAEFSKMARDPPRYLVIQGDERMHLPSPTDSKFYRTLISEVDLEDAVDADEYLVPNHSFFSSPSTSRTQLLHSVSLNSSIGTCQNRNGNGCPARENSLVLRYIPDPTDRFLDGDFQPAPEYMNQNGGHVSDMANPIYQHPGPPRAALSASALDETEEEYLNCFKSPSASSAAATAVPPEYINTSHTQLLCSISSDTSLLKGQGYHPQNSIDNPDYQQDFCPLQIKPQTNGHLPAAENVEYMGLEVH